ACTTCCCAGCTGTCTCAACCGCGAACTCGGCGAAATTGCACTACGAGTAAAGATGCTCGTTACGCGCAGCAGGACGGAAAGACCCCGTGACCTTTACTACAGCTTGGTATTGGTGTTCGGTGTGGCTTGTGTAGGATAGGTGGGAGACTTTGAAGCTCGGACGCTAGTTCGGGTGGAGTCATTGTTGAAATACCACTCTGGTCACTCTGGATATCTAACTTCGAACCGTAATCCGGTTCAGGGACAGTGCCTGGTGGGTAGTTTAACTGGGGCGGTTGCCTCCTAAAGAGTAACGGAGGCGCCCAAAGGTTCCCTCAACCTGGTTGGTAATCAGGTGTCGAGTGTAAGTGCACAAGGGAGCTTGACTGTGAGACTGACAAGTCGAGCAGGGACGAAAGTCGGGACTAGTGATCCGGCAGTGGCTTGTGGAAGCGCTGTCGCTCAACGGATAAAAGGTACCTCGGGGATAACAGGCTGATCTTGCCCAAGAGTCCATATCGACGGCATGGTTTGGCACCTCGATGTCGGCTCGTCGCATCCTGGGGCTGGAGTAGGTCCCAAGGGTTGGGCTGTTCGCCCATTAAAGCGGTACGCGAGCTGGGTTTAGAACGTCGTGAGACAGTTCGGTCCCTATCCGCTGCGCGCGTAGGAAATTTGAGAAGATCTATCCCTAGTACGAGAGGACCGGGATGGACGAACCTCTGGTGTGTCAGTTGTTCCGCCAGGAGCACCGCTGATTAGCTACGTTCGGAACGGATAACCGCTGAAAGCATCTAAGCGGGAAGCCGGCTTCGAGATGAGATTTCCATCCCTTTTAGGGTGAAGGCTCCCGGCTAGACTACCGGGTTGATAGGCAGGATGTGGAAGCGAGGACTAAAGACTCGTGGAGCTGACCTGTACTAATAAGCCGATATCTTGAAAACACTTTGCTTGCGTCCACTATGTGGTTCCCGATATACGGTCGGGTATCAATTGAACAACCAGCTTGACTGGTCGGTTCATCACAGATTTCATGCCCCTTGTGGGGTGTGTATGGGATGTTTCGGCGGCCATAGCGAGAGGGAAACGCCCGGTTACATTCCGAACCCGGAAGCTAAGACTCTCAGCGCCGATGGTACTGCAGGGGGGACCCTGTGGGAGAGTAGGACACCGCCGGACTTAACTTGAGAATGATCGGGGAGGCCCGTCGCACATCGTGCGGCGGGCCTTCCTGCGTTAACGGCCGCAACGAGCGAGAACCGGGCGGCGATAGCCGGCCGCACAGTGTGGCGTCGGCTCGAGGAGCCATCAGTCGTGGCCGGAATGCCCAGCGCGGCGTGCAAGGATCCGCTCCGACTTACCGAACGTCGACGTCGTCGTGATCCATGAGGAGGGGACTGTCGCCCGTCCGGTCACGGCGTGCCTGTCAGCCCCCTCACATGCCGGTCATAAGCCCTGGCGTTATCGTCGTGATCCGTGACCGAATCCCGCGAGAACGACAGCACGCCCGGCCAGCCCCGAGACACCGACCACGGTGACGCGTCGACGACGTCGACGACGTCGTCGATGAGCGACAAGCCCACGGCGCGTCCCTCTCGGGCGAGGGCGACCGGCCTCCCGCTCGGGAGGGCGCTGTCCGCTGCCCTCGTCTCCGCCGGCGTCTCCGCGATCCTCGGACTACTCTTCAGCGTCCTGACTCTCTTCAGCGCCAACCAGCCGGGGGCGGCTGTCCTGGTCACCCTCCTCGACTACTGGACGGTGCACACCCTGGTGGCGTTCGTGCTCCTCGCCGCGCTCGCGGGGGTCGGCATCCACCGACGCCTGTGGACGTCCATCGTCGGCTCGGTGGCGGCTGCCGTCGTCGGAGCGCTCACCGGCAGCCTCGTCGGCGCGATGGGGCAGGGCGCCACCATCAGCGGGGACATCGTGGGCCCGCTGCTCGAGACGCTCCTCGGTCTCAACCTCATGTTCGTGCTCGGGGTGTCGCTGGCGTCCGTCCTCCTCGGCCGGCGTCTCTGGATTCGGCTCGGCGGGGCGGGAGGCCACGAGGTGGCCCAGGAGCGCGTGGCGCTCGTGCGCATTCCGTCCTCGCGCCTCGCTGAAGGCGAGCTCACGCACCTGGACCGCCGTCCGGTCGACGCCGAGCTCGCCGACCAGCAGTGGGAGCGGTACGTGCTCGCGCTCGAGGAGGGCGGATGGTCCACGCGCGAGGTGCCGCCGGCCGACGACCACCCCGACTCGGTGTTCGTGGAGGACGCCGTGCTGGTCCTCGGCACCACCGCGGTCCTGCTCACTTCCGGGGCGGACTCCCGTCGCGGAGAGCGCACCGGGGTGGAGCGGGCGCTCGAGGGCATGGACCTCGAGGTGACGTCCATCGACCTGCCCGCGACCATCGACGGCGGAGACGTCCTCGAGGTCGGTCGCACCCTCTACCTCGGTTCCAGCAGCCGGACCAACGCCGCGGGCGTCCAGCGGCTGCGCGAGATCGCGCGTCCCCTCGGCTACACCGTGGTCGGCGTCCCGGTCACCCGGACGCTGCACCTCAAGTCGCAGGTGACGGCGCTCCCGGACGGCACGGTCATCGGGTACGAGCCCCTGGTGGACGCGCCGCGGCTGTTCCCCTCGTTCCTCCCCGTGCCGGAGGCGGAGGGCACTGCGGTCGTCGCGCTCGACGACGACACGCTGCTCGTCTCGGCTGCCGCGCCCCGCACGGCGGAGGTGCTGCGCGGCCTCGGCTACGAGATCGTCGCGGTCGACATCAGCGAGTTCGAGAAGCTCGAGGGCTGCGTCACCTGCCTGTCGGTCCGCATCGGCTGATCCCGGCGGAACCGCGAGCGGCCCTCCGCGCGTCCGCCCCGCACGAACAGAGCCCGGCCCGCATCCTCGGATGCAGGCCGGGCTCTTGTGCGTGCAGCCCGTGATCCATATCCTGGAAGGCTGCCTGGAGCGGCCATTCACGTGGTCGATCGGTGCGGCCCACACGTGAATCGCATACGCAGCCAGGGAGGGTGTCATGACCACGACATCGACGACAGACACACGCACGACCTCGAGCCGGATCGGCACGGCGGCCGCTGCCGTGACCCCGTCCCGCGGTCCGCTCCGCTAGCTGCCGGTCCCGTGCGACGCCCCGGCGTCGCGCGCGCGGCCTCCGACCGCCGGCGGTCGTGCCGGCCGCACGGCTCGTCCCCCCTCCTCCACGGCGTCTCCCCACGGAGCGCCGGTGGCCGCCTGACGCGACCGCCGGGATCCCGCGGCCGCTCCACCGATCCTTTCCCGGTGGGCACCGCTCCGCCCCACCAGATCGCCCCCTCTCCTCCGCCGCGCGCGTCCTGACGCGCGCGGCCGCCCCGCACGTCCGGCCGCGCATCGGCCGACTACAGAAGGAATGACACGTGTCCACCTCACCGCCCGCTTCGCCCGACCAGGCGCCCTCCGAGCGGCACGGCCCCCGTCCCGGCACCATCGCGGTGCTCATGCGCCTGCTGCCGTTCGCCCGGCCCGCCATGCCCAGCATCATCGCGGGCATGGTGGTCGCGCTCGTCGGCTCGCTGCTGTCCCTCGTCATCCCGCAGATCCTCCGCGGCCTCGTCGACGGGCCGCTCGGCGACGGCGACTCCGCCGCCGTGGTGCCCGCGGTGCTCCTGATCCTCGGCCTCGGGATCCTCGAGGCCGCCATGATCGCCCTCCGCCGCTGGTTCGTGCTCAAGCCCGGCACGCTCATGGAGGCGGACATGCGGAACGCGTTCTACCGGAAGCTGCAGCGGCTGCCCGTCGCCTTCCACGACCGGTGGCAGAGCGGCCAGCTCCTGTCGCGCATGGTCAGCGACCTGAACCTCATCCGCCGCTGGATGGCGTTCGGCCTCGTGCTGTTCATCGTCAACATCCTCACGATCCTCGTGGGCATCGGCTTCCTGGTCTCCATCGACTGGCGCCTCGGGCTCGGCTTCCTCGTGTGCTCCATCCCGCTCTGGGTCTACGGCTACCTCTTCGAGCAGAAGTACTCGTCGGTGGCCCGGCTCAGTCAGGACCAGTCCGGCGACCTCGCCACGAGCGTCGAGCAGTCGGTGCACGGGATCCGCGTGCTCAAGGCGTTCGGTCGCGGCAAGCACATGCACGACGCGTTCGCCGAGCAGGCGGAGGAGCTGCGCGGCACGGAGATCAAGAAGGCGAAGGCCATCGCCGGCATCTGGCTGTGGCTGCTGCTGGTGCCCGACCTGACCTTCGCGCTCGCGCTGCTCGGCGGCGTGCTGCTCGCGTCCGCGGGGGAGATCTCGGTGGGCGACCTCGTGGCGTTCTTCGCGACCGCCGCCGTGCTCCGCTGGCCGATCGAGTCGGTGGGCTTCCTGCTGTCGATGACCTTCGACGCGCAGACGGCCATCGACCGCTACTTCGAGGTGATGGACGAGGAGGACGTGATCACGGATCCCGCGACGCCCGTGCGCATCCAGGAGCCCCGCGGCCACCTCGTGTTCCGGGCCGCGCGCTTCCGCTACCAGGACGCGGTCGACGGCCAGGCCGACCTCATCGACGGCGTCGACCTCGACCTCCGACCCGGGGAGACGATGGCGCTCGTCGGCGTCACCGGCTGCGGCAAGTCGACGCTCACGGCGCTCACGACGCGGCTCTACGACGTGACCGGCGGCAGCATCGAGCTCGACGGCGTGGACATCCGCGACCTGGGGCTCGAGGAGCTGCGCCGCCGCATCGCCATGGCGTTCGAGGACGCCACGCTGTTCTCCTCGACCGTGCGCGACAACGTGCTGCTCGGCCGCCCCGACCTCGCCGACGGCGGGCCCGAGGCGGAGCGCGTGCTGCAGGAGGCGCTCGACATCGCGCAGGCGGGCTTCGTGCGCGATCTGCCCGACGGCGTCGACACGACCGTCGGCGAGGAGGGGCTCAGCCTCTCCGGCGGCCAGCGCCAGCGGCTCGCCCTGGCGCGGGCCGTGGCCGCGGCGCCGGACGTGCTGGTGCTCGACGACCCGCTCTCGGCGCTCGACGTCGACACGGAGGCGCTCGTCGAGGCCGCGCTGCGCCGCGTGCTCGCCTCCACCACCGCGCTGATCGTGGCGCACCGCCCCTCGACCGTGATGCTCGCGGACCGGGTGGCGCTCATGCAGGACGGCCGCATCACCGCGGTCGGCCGGCACTCCGACCTGCTCGCCACCAGCGAGCACTACCGGTTCGTCATCTCGAGCCTGGACGTGGAAGGGAACACCGTGCGCGAGGAGGCCTCAGCATGAGCGTCACCGGAGTCACCGGCGAGGAGAGGGACGACTTCTCCCGCGCCGAGAGCAAGCAGATCCGCCGGCGCTCGACCCGGCTGCTCGTCAGCACCATTCAGCCGGTCAAGCGGACGCTGATCCTCACGGCCGCGACGATCCTCGTGGCCACGGCCGCGAACGTCGCGGGCCCCGCCCTCATCGGCATCGGGCTCGACCGCGCGCTGCCGTCGCTGCTGGACACGGGCGACCCCACGCTGCTCGCGCTCGTCATCGGGGCGTACGTCCTCGTCGCGGTCACGGGCGCCGTGCTGGTCGCGAAGTACCAGGTGATGTCGGCGCGCATCGCCCAGGAGATCCTCCTCGACCTCCGCAAGCGCATGTTCCTGCACACGCAGAAGCTGAGCTTGGAGTTCCACGAGACGTACACGTCCGGCCGGATCATCTCCCGCCAGACGAGCGACCTCGACTCCATCCGCGAGCTCCTCAACGGCGGCATCAACCAGCTCGTGCAGGGCGCGCTCTACATGGCGTTCACCGCGATCGCGCTGTTCTCCTTCGACTGGGTGTCGGGCCTCGTGCTGCTCGCGGCGCTCGTGCCGCTGTTCTTCCTGAGCCTCTGGTTCGCCGTGAAGTCGCAGGCGCTGTTCCGCCAGACGCGCGTGAAGTCCGCGCGGCTGATCGTGCACTTCGTCGAGACCATGACGGGCATCCGCGCCGTGAAGGCCTTCCGCAAGGAGAAGCGCAACGCGGAGGAGTTCTCGGAGCACGTCGAGGGCTACCGCGACACCAACATGCGCGTGATCCAGGTGTTCGGCATCTTCGACCCCGGCCTCATCCTCATCGGCAACATCACCGTCGCGGTGGTGCTCCTGGTGGGCGGCCTGCGCGTCGCGGACGGGCAGCTCGGCATCGGCGCGCTGCTCGCGGTCGTGCTCTACACGCGCCAGTTCTTCGGGCCGGCGCAGGACATGGCGATGTTCTACAACAGCTACCAGTCGGCGTCGGCCGCGCTCGAGAAGATCTCGGGCGTGCTCGAGGAGGAGCCGAGCGTGCCGGATCCCGTGGAGCCGGTCGACCTGTGGGAGTCCACGGGCCACGTGTCGTTCGAGGGCGTCGAGTTCGGCTACGGGAAGGGCAAGACGATCCTGCCGCGCTTCGACCTCGACATGCCGGCCGGGCAGACCATCGCGCTCGTCGGATCCACCGGGGCGGGCAAGACCACGCTCGCGAAGCTCATCTCCCGGTTCTACGACCCGTCCGGCGGGCGCGTGGCGCTCGACGGGATCGACCTGCGCGACCTGCACCCGAAGGACCTGCGCCGCGCCATCGTCATGGTGACGCAGGAGGCGTACCTGTTCTCCGGATCCGTGGCCGACAACATCGCGATCGGCAAGCCCGACGCGACGCGGGGCGAGATCCGGGAGGCCGCGGAGGCCGTCGGGGCGCACACGTTCATCGAGTCGCTGCCGGACGGCTACGACACCGACGTGAACAAGCGCGGCGGCCGGGTGTCGGCGGGGCAGCGCCAGCTGATCTCGTTCGCCCGGGCGTTCCTCGCGGACCCGGCGGTGCTGATCCTCGACGAGGCGACGAGCTCGCTCGACATCCCGAGCGAGCGGCTCGTGCAGCAGGGCCTCACGACGCTGCTCGCGGACCGGACGGCGATCATCATCGCGCACCGGCTGTCGACCGTCGCGATCGCGGACCGCGTGCTCGTCATGGAGCAGGGCCGCATCGTCGAGGACGGGACGCCGGAGTCGCTCATCCAGGGCACCGGCCGCTTCTCGCAGCTGCATGCGGCGTGGCGGGAGTCGCTGGTCTAGCGCGACGCGCGATCGCGGCCCGGGTGCCTCCCGCAGGGGAGGCGCCCGGGCCGCGTCGTGTCCGGGGCGCGGTCAGAGGTCGAGCGCGGGGGAGCCCTCCGGGAGCCACGCGCGCACGGCGTCGCCGTCCGCGGCAGCCAGCCAGCCGTCGCCGCACGACATGGTCGCGGCGGGGAACGGATCCGGCCACCACGTGTCCTGCACGGACGGCGCGGGGGCGTCGGCGGGCGCCGCGGCGCAGCCCAGCTGGTCCGCCGGCGTCGCGGAGCGGAACCCGAGGATCGCGCCCTCGCCGCGCAGCGATGTCTTGATGCGGACGTCGGTCGCGTCCGCGGGGATCCAGGCCGGGAGGCGTCCGTCCGCGTCCGCCGCCGTGGCGTAGACGCGCGCGTCCGCCGGGGTGGTCATGCCGCCGACGGCGCTCGCCGCGCCGCAGCCGCCCAGGGTCAGCACGGCGATGGTGGCGAGCGGGGCGGCGGCGAGGGCACGGACGGACCGGGGACGGGGCATGCTCCCAGTCCAGCGGAGCGGGATCCGCGGCGCATCGGCCGCGAGGCCCCG
The genomic region above belongs to Clavibacter phaseoli and contains:
- the ddaH gene encoding dimethylargininase, producing the protein MTESRENDSTPGQPRDTDHGDASTTSTTSSMSDKPTARPSRARATGLPLGRALSAALVSAGVSAILGLLFSVLTLFSANQPGAAVLVTLLDYWTVHTLVAFVLLAALAGVGIHRRLWTSIVGSVAAAVVGALTGSLVGAMGQGATISGDIVGPLLETLLGLNLMFVLGVSLASVLLGRRLWIRLGGAGGHEVAQERVALVRIPSSRLAEGELTHLDRRPVDAELADQQWERYVLALEEGGWSTREVPPADDHPDSVFVEDAVLVLGTTAVLLTSGADSRRGERTGVERALEGMDLEVTSIDLPATIDGGDVLEVGRTLYLGSSSRTNAAGVQRLREIARPLGYTVVGVPVTRTLHLKSQVTALPDGTVIGYEPLVDAPRLFPSFLPVPEAEGTAVVALDDDTLLVSAAAPRTAEVLRGLGYEIVAVDISEFEKLEGCVTCLSVRIG
- a CDS encoding ABC transporter ATP-binding protein, producing MRLLPFARPAMPSIIAGMVVALVGSLLSLVIPQILRGLVDGPLGDGDSAAVVPAVLLILGLGILEAAMIALRRWFVLKPGTLMEADMRNAFYRKLQRLPVAFHDRWQSGQLLSRMVSDLNLIRRWMAFGLVLFIVNILTILVGIGFLVSIDWRLGLGFLVCSIPLWVYGYLFEQKYSSVARLSQDQSGDLATSVEQSVHGIRVLKAFGRGKHMHDAFAEQAEELRGTEIKKAKAIAGIWLWLLLVPDLTFALALLGGVLLASAGEISVGDLVAFFATAAVLRWPIESVGFLLSMTFDAQTAIDRYFEVMDEEDVITDPATPVRIQEPRGHLVFRAARFRYQDAVDGQADLIDGVDLDLRPGETMALVGVTGCGKSTLTALTTRLYDVTGGSIELDGVDIRDLGLEELRRRIAMAFEDATLFSSTVRDNVLLGRPDLADGGPEAERVLQEALDIAQAGFVRDLPDGVDTTVGEEGLSLSGGQRQRLALARAVAAAPDVLVLDDPLSALDVDTEALVEAALRRVLASTTALIVAHRPSTVMLADRVALMQDGRITAVGRHSDLLATSEHYRFVISSLDVEGNTVREEASA
- a CDS encoding ABC transporter ATP-binding protein; translation: MSVTGVTGEERDDFSRAESKQIRRRSTRLLVSTIQPVKRTLILTAATILVATAANVAGPALIGIGLDRALPSLLDTGDPTLLALVIGAYVLVAVTGAVLVAKYQVMSARIAQEILLDLRKRMFLHTQKLSLEFHETYTSGRIISRQTSDLDSIRELLNGGINQLVQGALYMAFTAIALFSFDWVSGLVLLAALVPLFFLSLWFAVKSQALFRQTRVKSARLIVHFVETMTGIRAVKAFRKEKRNAEEFSEHVEGYRDTNMRVIQVFGIFDPGLILIGNITVAVVLLVGGLRVADGQLGIGALLAVVLYTRQFFGPAQDMAMFYNSYQSASAALEKISGVLEEEPSVPDPVEPVDLWESTGHVSFEGVEFGYGKGKTILPRFDLDMPAGQTIALVGSTGAGKTTLAKLISRFYDPSGGRVALDGIDLRDLHPKDLRRAIVMVTQEAYLFSGSVADNIAIGKPDATRGEIREAAEAVGAHTFIESLPDGYDTDVNKRGGRVSAGQRQLISFARAFLADPAVLILDEATSSLDIPSERLVQQGLTTLLADRTAIIIAHRLSTVAIADRVLVMEQGRIVEDGTPESLIQGTGRFSQLHAAWRESLV